The Zingiber officinale cultivar Zhangliang chromosome 10A, Zo_v1.1, whole genome shotgun sequence genome contains a region encoding:
- the LOC122028274 gene encoding mitochondrial import receptor subunit TOM9-2-like, translating into MSSSSSSRKGSLPGRGDGGGGGEGVLSRVSSSVSQSAIVARGRIAAAEAATVTKKLLRSTGKAAWIAGTTFLILIVPLIIEMDREQQLNELEMQQSALLGAPTAPPPPYAAAATSK; encoded by the coding sequence ATGTCGTCTTCCTCCTCGAGCCGAAAGGGTTCGCTTCCGGGACGGGGCGACGGCGGCGGTGGAGGCGAGGGCGTGCTGTCCCGCGTTTCAAGCTCCGTATCCCAGTCTGCGATCGTCGCGCGGGGCAGGATCGCGGCCGCCGAGGCTGCCACCGTGACTAAGAAGCTCCTTCGTAGCACCGGGAAGGCCGCGTGGATCGCCGGCACCACCTTTCTCATCCTCATCGTCCCTCTTATCATCGAGATGGACCGTGAACAACAGCTCAACGAGTTGGAGATGCAGCAGTCCGCCCTCCTCGGCGCCCCCACCGCCCCGCCGCCCCCATACGCCGCCGCTGCAACATCCAAGTGA